From the Anguilla anguilla isolate fAngAng1 chromosome 6, fAngAng1.pri, whole genome shotgun sequence genome, one window contains:
- the hlx1 gene encoding H2.0-like homeobox protein isoform X2 has translation MYTTGLNPFYPSNFSLWSAYCSSGFALDSMKKPSFCIADILHVGDAENIPGSSALMAHLGPRAPVHASGSPLRPSPVAPEACVFGSRVSPASPYHRHGIHLTSVSRVTLNSQQAPAPSSKDLKFGIDRILSTDFDPKSKETSTLRGPYAVLTKDTMPQTYKRKRSWSRAVFSNLQRKGLEKRFEIQKYVTKPDRKQLAAMLGLTDAQVKVWFQNRRMKWRHSKEAQAQKEQSDKTLTETDQKDQESECASEPSESEFEDGQEKSDVDITEHNKTSVIMSGAAPLSPEEPASVNTITETAASSQILL, from the exons ATGTATACCACTGGATTGAACCCGTTTTATCCGTCTAATTTTAGTCTTTGGTCCGCGTACTGCTCAAGCGGCTTTGCCCTGGATTCAATGAAGAAGCCTTCCTTTTGCATCGCCGATATACTGCATGTTGGAGACGCCGAGAACATCCCCGGGTCTTCGGCGCTCATGGCTCATTTGGGACCTCGAGCGCCGGTTCACGCCTCGGGGTCTCCGCTGCGCCCGTCGCCAGTAGCCCCCGAGGCTTGCGTCTTCGGCTCGCGGGTGAGCCCGGCGTCCCCGTACCACAGACACGGAATACATTTGACCTCCGTTTCCAGAGTGACGCTCAATTCTCAGCAAGCTCCCGCGCCCTCGAGCAAGGACCTCAAGTTTGGAATTGACCGCATTTTGTCAACAGACTTTGACCCAAAATCAAAGGAGACGTCAACGTTAAGAG GTCCGTATGCGGTCCTTACGAAAGACACCATGCCACAGACGTACAAACGAAAGCGGTCCTGGTCGCGGGCAGTGTTTTCCAACCTGCAGCGGAAAGGGCTCGAGAAACGATTCGAAATCCAGAAGTACGTGACCAAACCCGACAGAAAGCAGCTCGCCGCGATGCTTGGACTGACGGATGCTCAG GTCAAAGTTTGGTTCCAAAACAGACGGATGAAATGGAGGCATTCGAAGGAGGCGCAGGCGCAAAAAGAGCAGTCGGATAAAACGCTGACAGAAACTGACCAGAAGGACCAGGAGTCCGAGTGCGCGAGCGAACCCAGTGAATCCGAGTTTGAGGACGGCCAGGAAAAAAGTGACGTTGACATTACAGAGCACAACAAGACGAGCGTCATCATGTCCGGTGCTGCCCCTCTGAGTCCAGAGGAGCCGGCATCAGTCAATACGATTACAGAAACCGCGGCGTCATCGCAAATAttgttataa
- the hlx1 gene encoding H2.0-like homeobox protein isoform X1: MYTTGLNPFYPSNFSLWSAYCSSGFALDSMKKPSFCIADILHVGDAENIPGSSALMAHLGPRAPVHASGSPLRPSPVAPEACVFGSRVSPASPYHRHGIHLTSVSRVTLNSQQAPAPSSKDLKFGIDRILSTDFDPKSKETSTLRDLTSIVSANRQSGVHMTTQSAASQYFASLDPGIGDPSAMLSSMGSVARHAGQHQFQDTFPGPYAVLTKDTMPQTYKRKRSWSRAVFSNLQRKGLEKRFEIQKYVTKPDRKQLAAMLGLTDAQVKVWFQNRRMKWRHSKEAQAQKEQSDKTLTETDQKDQESECASEPSESEFEDGQEKSDVDITEHNKTSVIMSGAAPLSPEEPASVNTITETAASSQILL; encoded by the exons ATGTATACCACTGGATTGAACCCGTTTTATCCGTCTAATTTTAGTCTTTGGTCCGCGTACTGCTCAAGCGGCTTTGCCCTGGATTCAATGAAGAAGCCTTCCTTTTGCATCGCCGATATACTGCATGTTGGAGACGCCGAGAACATCCCCGGGTCTTCGGCGCTCATGGCTCATTTGGGACCTCGAGCGCCGGTTCACGCCTCGGGGTCTCCGCTGCGCCCGTCGCCAGTAGCCCCCGAGGCTTGCGTCTTCGGCTCGCGGGTGAGCCCGGCGTCCCCGTACCACAGACACGGAATACATTTGACCTCCGTTTCCAGAGTGACGCTCAATTCTCAGCAAGCTCCCGCGCCCTCGAGCAAGGACCTCAAGTTTGGAATTGACCGCATTTTGTCAACAGACTTTGACCCAAAATCAAAGGAGACGTCAACGTTAAGAG ATCTCACGTCCATCGTTAGCGCGAACCGTCAGTCAGGTGTccatatgaccacgcagtctgcGGCGAGCCAGTACTTCGCATCCTTAGACCCTGGGATCGGCGACCCATCCGCCATGTTGAGTTCTATGGGCAGCGTCGCAAGACACGCAGGGCAGCACCAGTTTCAGGACACCTTTCCAG GTCCGTATGCGGTCCTTACGAAAGACACCATGCCACAGACGTACAAACGAAAGCGGTCCTGGTCGCGGGCAGTGTTTTCCAACCTGCAGCGGAAAGGGCTCGAGAAACGATTCGAAATCCAGAAGTACGTGACCAAACCCGACAGAAAGCAGCTCGCCGCGATGCTTGGACTGACGGATGCTCAG GTCAAAGTTTGGTTCCAAAACAGACGGATGAAATGGAGGCATTCGAAGGAGGCGCAGGCGCAAAAAGAGCAGTCGGATAAAACGCTGACAGAAACTGACCAGAAGGACCAGGAGTCCGAGTGCGCGAGCGAACCCAGTGAATCCGAGTTTGAGGACGGCCAGGAAAAAAGTGACGTTGACATTACAGAGCACAACAAGACGAGCGTCATCATGTCCGGTGCTGCCCCTCTGAGTCCAGAGGAGCCGGCATCAGTCAATACGATTACAGAAACCGCGGCGTCATCGCAAATAttgttataa
- the slc35f6 gene encoding solute carrier family 35 member F6 isoform X2 has translation MFLGELSCLVVFHIALCQDRRRPEPRINPGQAFNPLIFLPPALCDMTGTSIMYVALNMTSASSFQMLRGAVIIFTGLLSVAFLGRRLLASQWIGILVTILGLVVVGLADFISGTRDDSHNLSQVITGDLLIIMAQIIVSVQMVLEEKFIYKHDVHPLRAVGTEGLFGFVILSLLLIPMYYIPAGSLGGNPRQVLEDALDAFCQIGYQPLIILALLGNTVSIAFFNFAGISVTKEMSATTRMVLDSLRTVLIWAASLALGWEQFHGLQVLGFLVLLTGAALYNGLHRPLLARLPCCAAEPEEGDAAEREALLSGGRGSVNEES, from the exons ATGTTCCTCGGCGAGCTCAGCTGTCTGGTGGTGTTCCACATCGCCCTGTGCCAGGACAGGCGTCGGCCGGAGCCCAGAATTAATCCCGGACAGGCCTTCAACCCCCTCATCTTCCTCCCCCCTGCCCTGTGTGACATGACCGGCACCTCCATCATGTATGTGG ccctgaacATGACCAGCGCCTCCAGCTTCCAGATGCTGCGGGGGGCGGTGATCATCTTCACTGGCCTGCTGTCCGTGGCCTTCCTGGGGCGCCGCCTACTGGCCAGCCAGTGGATCGGCATCCTGGTCACCATCCtggggctggtggtggtggggctgGCAGACTTCATCAGCGGAACCCGGGACGACTCGCACAACCTCAGCCAGGTCatcacag GTGACCTCCTGATCATCATGGCGCAGATCATCGTGTCCGTGCAGATGGTGCTGGAGGAGAAGTTCATCTACAAGCACGACGTGCACCCCCTGCGAGCTGTGGGCACTGAAG gtcTGTTTGGTTTCGTCATCCTCAGCCTCCTGCTCATTCCCATGTACTACATCCCTGCGGGCAGTTTGGGGGGGAACCCCCGGCAGGTGCTGGAGGACGCCCTGGACGCCTTCTGCCAGATCGGGTACCAGCCGCTCATCATCCTGGCGTTGCTCGGCAACACCGTCAGCATCGCCTTCTTCAACTTCGCCGGCATCAGCGTAACCAAGGAGATGAGCGCCACCACGCGCATGGTGCTGGACAGCCTGCGCACGGTGCTGATCTGGGCCGCCAGCCTGGCGCTGGGCTGGGAGCAGTTCCACGGCCTGCAGGTCCTGGGCTTCCTCGTCCTGCTGACGGGAGCCGCGCTCTACAACGGGCTccatcgccccctgctggcccggCTGCCCTGCTGCGCCGCGGAGCCCGAGGAGGGAGACGCGGCCGAGAGGGAGGCGCTGctgtcgggggggcggggctccgtgAACGAGGAGAGCTAG
- the slc35f6 gene encoding solute carrier family 35 member F6 isoform X1: MAWTKYQYLLAAMMLITGSINTLSAKWADYFSAPGCNNSPEHHFSHPFVQAVGMFLGELSCLVVFHIALCQDRRRPEPRINPGQAFNPLIFLPPALCDMTGTSIMYVALNMTSASSFQMLRGAVIIFTGLLSVAFLGRRLLASQWIGILVTILGLVVVGLADFISGTRDDSHNLSQVITGDLLIIMAQIIVSVQMVLEEKFIYKHDVHPLRAVGTEGLFGFVILSLLLIPMYYIPAGSLGGNPRQVLEDALDAFCQIGYQPLIILALLGNTVSIAFFNFAGISVTKEMSATTRMVLDSLRTVLIWAASLALGWEQFHGLQVLGFLVLLTGAALYNGLHRPLLARLPCCAAEPEEGDAAEREALLSGGRGSVNEES, encoded by the exons ATGGGCTGACTACTTCTCAGCACCGGGGTGCAACAACTCACCAGAACACCACTTCTCCCACCCCTTCGTACAG gccgTGGGCATGTTCCTCGGCGAGCTCAGCTGTCTGGTGGTGTTCCACATCGCCCTGTGCCAGGACAGGCGTCGGCCGGAGCCCAGAATTAATCCCGGACAGGCCTTCAACCCCCTCATCTTCCTCCCCCCTGCCCTGTGTGACATGACCGGCACCTCCATCATGTATGTGG ccctgaacATGACCAGCGCCTCCAGCTTCCAGATGCTGCGGGGGGCGGTGATCATCTTCACTGGCCTGCTGTCCGTGGCCTTCCTGGGGCGCCGCCTACTGGCCAGCCAGTGGATCGGCATCCTGGTCACCATCCtggggctggtggtggtggggctgGCAGACTTCATCAGCGGAACCCGGGACGACTCGCACAACCTCAGCCAGGTCatcacag GTGACCTCCTGATCATCATGGCGCAGATCATCGTGTCCGTGCAGATGGTGCTGGAGGAGAAGTTCATCTACAAGCACGACGTGCACCCCCTGCGAGCTGTGGGCACTGAAG gtcTGTTTGGTTTCGTCATCCTCAGCCTCCTGCTCATTCCCATGTACTACATCCCTGCGGGCAGTTTGGGGGGGAACCCCCGGCAGGTGCTGGAGGACGCCCTGGACGCCTTCTGCCAGATCGGGTACCAGCCGCTCATCATCCTGGCGTTGCTCGGCAACACCGTCAGCATCGCCTTCTTCAACTTCGCCGGCATCAGCGTAACCAAGGAGATGAGCGCCACCACGCGCATGGTGCTGGACAGCCTGCGCACGGTGCTGATCTGGGCCGCCAGCCTGGCGCTGGGCTGGGAGCAGTTCCACGGCCTGCAGGTCCTGGGCTTCCTCGTCCTGCTGACGGGAGCCGCGCTCTACAACGGGCTccatcgccccctgctggcccggCTGCCCTGCTGCGCCGCGGAGCCCGAGGAGGGAGACGCGGCCGAGAGGGAGGCGCTGctgtcgggggggcggggctccgtgAACGAGGAGAGCTAG